In one window of Methanolobus mangrovi DNA:
- a CDS encoding TIGR00288 family NYN domain-containing protein → MANVKTGLNSIVKYLSTKKETGRRSIGLLVDGPNVLRKEFNVNLEEIRDVLKEYGNVKIGRVFLNQYASDKLVEAIENNGFEPIICSSDVDVRLAVEGMELVYNPTIDTMALVTRDADFKPLLNKANEHGKETIIFGVEPGFSTALRNSADYVIILDNDEMNYYDDMHPQEESGNGAKDGEFVRSSRNKKDALIDY, encoded by the coding sequence ATGGCTAACGTGAAAACCGGACTTAATTCTATTGTCAAATATCTTAGTACTAAAAAAGAAACAGGAAGAAGAAGCATTGGCCTTCTTGTAGATGGTCCAAATGTATTGCGCAAAGAGTTCAATGTAAATCTTGAAGAGATCAGGGATGTTCTGAAAGAATATGGTAATGTCAAGATCGGAAGAGTATTCCTGAACCAGTATGCATCCGATAAACTTGTAGAAGCCATTGAGAATAATGGATTTGAACCTATAATATGCTCCAGTGATGTTGATGTCAGACTTGCTGTAGAAGGAATGGAGCTTGTTTACAATCCCACTATTGATACAATGGCACTTGTCACGAGGGATGCAGATTTCAAACCATTGTTAAATAAAGCGAACGAACATGGCAAAGAGACTATTATCTTTGGTGTCGAGCCTGGTTTTTCAACAGCCCTGAGAAACTCAGCAGATTATGTCATTATACTCGACAACGATGAAATGAATTACTATGATGATATGCACCCACAGGAAGAGAGCGGAAATGGTGCTAAAGATGGTGAATTCGTGCGCAGTTCACGAAACAAAAAAGATGCATTAATAGATTATTAA
- a CDS encoding homocitrate synthase family protein: protein MSESKDYSRNKLVDYLNLPPLDIEICDVTLRDGEQTPGVVFTREEKIALATKLDSVGVEIIETGFPVVSVSEKETVKEIANMGLNARTCCLSRSKLSDVEVAVDCDVDFISIFIAMSDLHLKYKYHKSCEEMFSCAMEAVEYAKDHGVGVRFAAEDGSRTDVEVLKTAFKAAEEYKVDYVSIADTIGILTPSTTHYLVSEIRKTVKTPICIHCHDDLGLATANTIAAAEAGAKQLHTTVNGIGERAGNASLEELLVLLRIQYGIDRYDTTKLTDLSAMVNEFSGLKPAVNKAIVGEHAFSHESGIHVCAILEEPRTYELFSPEMVGGKRHLIVGKHTGMKALKGIVGNMGYELSKEELGTLLDRIKNCTETKHGISPSKLESMVIETKKH, encoded by the coding sequence ATGTCAGAAAGTAAAGATTACTCAAGAAACAAGCTTGTAGATTATTTGAATTTGCCACCTCTTGATATTGAGATTTGTGATGTGACACTGCGAGATGGTGAGCAAACGCCGGGAGTGGTCTTTACAAGGGAGGAAAAGATTGCCCTTGCTACAAAACTTGACTCTGTTGGCGTGGAAATAATTGAAACTGGTTTCCCTGTGGTATCTGTTTCAGAAAAGGAAACCGTTAAAGAAATCGCCAATATGGGACTTAATGCACGAACATGTTGCCTTTCAAGATCAAAACTGAGTGATGTTGAAGTCGCTGTTGATTGTGATGTTGATTTTATAAGCATATTCATTGCGATGTCCGATCTGCATCTCAAGTACAAATATCATAAGAGTTGTGAAGAGATGTTTTCCTGTGCTATGGAAGCTGTCGAATATGCAAAGGACCACGGTGTAGGTGTAAGGTTTGCAGCAGAAGATGGTAGCAGGACAGATGTAGAAGTATTGAAAACTGCTTTCAAGGCTGCTGAAGAGTACAAAGTTGATTATGTGAGTATTGCGGATACTATAGGTATTCTTACTCCGAGTACTACTCACTATCTTGTCAGTGAGATCAGAAAGACAGTAAAGACTCCTATTTGCATTCACTGCCATGACGACCTTGGTCTGGCAACAGCAAATACAATTGCTGCAGCAGAGGCAGGTGCCAAACAGCTGCACACCACTGTTAACGGCATAGGTGAGCGCGCAGGTAATGCTTCACTTGAAGAATTGCTTGTTTTGTTGAGGATACAATATGGTATCGACAGGTATGATACCACAAAACTGACTGATCTTTCGGCAATGGTAAATGAATTCTCCGGACTCAAACCTGCAGTCAACAAGGCGATTGTCGGGGAACATGCTTTTTCTCACGAATCGGGTATCCATGTATGTGCGATACTTGAAGAACCGCGTACATATGAATTGTTCAGCCCGGAAATGGTGGGTGGCAAACGTCATCTTATCGTGGGTAAACACACAGGTATGAAAGCTCTGAAAGGAATAGTAGGGAATATGGGCTATGAGCTTTCAAAGGAAGAACTTGGCACACTCCTTGACAGGATAAAGAACTGTACCGAGACTAAACATGGCATATCGCCATCAAAACTTGAATCGATGGTAATTGAAACAAAGAAGCATTAA
- a CDS encoding rhomboid family intramembrane serine protease: MNYLDKKCWICGKEENIPFKCRFCGKNFCSRHRLPEQHACVGLEQIKQDRTYSGSPGYGSTGTDDVFKDALKNTAKYAAKSAVKGVGRNISYSMKNSPSMAIIYLCIFSFILQIIIPGYQQAFQLVPALILSHPWTLVTHMFIHADFTHIFFNMLVLFFFGPELERRAGKKVFLYVYFTAGLVAAIAYSMTSSTPFTPVVGASGAIMGVFAALAIIAPDIRVYVYFIPMQITHALILFALFDFVLLGSNDMIAHTAHLSGILIGLLMGSRIKRAQARYGSYNDTYYRR; this comes from the coding sequence GTGAACTATTTGGACAAAAAATGCTGGATATGCGGTAAAGAAGAAAATATACCTTTTAAATGCCGTTTTTGTGGAAAAAACTTTTGTTCGAGGCACAGACTTCCTGAGCAACATGCCTGCGTAGGACTGGAACAGATCAAACAGGACAGGACCTATAGCGGTAGCCCCGGATATGGAAGCACAGGAACCGATGATGTGTTTAAGGATGCCTTGAAAAATACTGCTAAATATGCAGCAAAAAGTGCTGTAAAAGGCGTTGGCCGAAATATCAGTTATTCCATGAAAAATAGTCCTTCAATGGCAATCATCTATCTTTGCATATTTTCTTTTATATTGCAAATAATCATACCCGGTTATCAGCAGGCTTTCCAATTGGTCCCTGCATTGATACTGTCACATCCGTGGACATTAGTAACACATATGTTCATCCATGCAGATTTCACACACATATTTTTTAATATGCTTGTACTCTTTTTCTTTGGTCCTGAACTTGAAAGAAGGGCTGGAAAAAAAGTATTCCTATATGTATACTTTACAGCAGGTCTTGTTGCTGCCATCGCATATTCAATGACCAGCAGCACACCATTTACTCCCGTAGTCGGTGCCAGTGGTGCCATTATGGGTGTCTTTGCAGCCCTTGCAATAATTGCCCCTGATATCAGAGTATATGTATACTTCATTCCAATGCAGATCACTCATGCGTTGATTCTCTTTGCATTGTTTGATTTTGTCCTGCTGGGTTCAAATGACATGATAGCCCACACTGCCCACCTGAGTGGAATTCTCATAGGTTTGCTTATGGGATCCCGGATCAAAAGGGCGCAGGCAAGATACGGATCATATAACGACACATATTATAGAAGGTGA
- the cdhA gene encoding CO dehydrogenase/acetyl-CoA synthase complex subunit alpha → MSDISTGQFSIDELENVQITIGKIVGAIEKKAKEEGVEVGPTPKPGISGLRDWDHKLLSRYQPVYTPVCDQCCYCTFGKCDLTGNKEGACGINMEAHQARETLLRVITGAAAHSAHGRHILHHLIDIYGRDKAIDVGPSNLIAPNTQAVTGIKPETLGDLEEVMSYVEEQINQLLATIHAGQEGAAIDFESKILHGGMLDHVGMEVSDLAQMSCLGMPKADTEAPLVEIGMGCIDAKKPVLLVIGHNVSGVTYIMDYIHDHNLDDKIELGGLCCTAIDMTRYKVENGGQPRAKVIGTLAKELKMIRSGVPDVIVVDEQCVRADVLEEAKKLSIPVITTNEKIMYGLPNRSNDSAAEIIEDLSTFKDPGALILNYDTLGEVAPELAIKMSKIRDDMGITALPSDEELQELSEKCVQCGACELDCPVNLPIMAAMKDGVDKDFRKFEELHDICIGCGRCDQACPKDIPVLNMIEQASKKLIIEEKGLMRAGRGQISDPEIREEGVNLVLGTTPGIIAMVGCSNYPNGTKDLYKVADEMLKRNYIVVMSGCSAMDLGMYKNEDGQTLYEKYPAKFLAGNLINVGSCVSNSHITGTAIKVAAIFAQRNVTGNYEEIADYITNRIGAVGVAWGAYSQKAIAIGSGCNRLGIPVVVGPHGSKYRRALIGKPYDEAAWKVYDARDGSEMPIPSAPEFLLTTAESIEELFPMLAKNCIRPSDNSMGRMIKLTHYMELSQKYLGHMPEDWYKFVRTETDLPLAKREELLKILEAEHGWEIDWKRKKIISGPTMKADVSAQPTNVKRLCKGEC, encoded by the coding sequence ATGAGCGACATATCAACTGGACAATTTTCCATTGACGAACTGGAAAACGTTCAGATCACAATTGGCAAGATCGTAGGTGCCATTGAGAAAAAAGCGAAAGAAGAGGGAGTTGAAGTAGGACCTACTCCAAAGCCAGGTATCTCTGGCCTTAGGGACTGGGACCACAAGTTGCTGTCACGTTACCAGCCCGTTTATACTCCAGTCTGTGACCAGTGTTGTTACTGTACCTTTGGTAAATGTGACCTTACCGGCAACAAGGAAGGTGCATGTGGTATCAACATGGAAGCTCATCAGGCTCGTGAAACTCTTCTGAGGGTTATTACCGGTGCTGCTGCACACTCTGCACATGGACGTCACATCCTTCATCACCTTATCGATATTTATGGCCGGGATAAAGCTATAGATGTAGGTCCCTCAAACCTGATTGCACCAAACACTCAGGCAGTAACAGGTATCAAGCCGGAAACCCTTGGCGATCTGGAAGAAGTCATGAGCTATGTTGAGGAACAGATCAATCAGCTGCTTGCTACTATCCATGCAGGGCAGGAAGGGGCAGCTATTGACTTCGAGTCAAAGATCCTCCATGGCGGTATGCTTGACCATGTAGGTATGGAAGTATCTGACCTTGCTCAGATGTCATGTCTTGGGATGCCAAAGGCAGATACTGAAGCACCTCTTGTAGAGATCGGAATGGGTTGCATCGATGCAAAAAAGCCTGTACTTCTTGTAATTGGTCATAATGTTTCTGGTGTAACATACATTATGGATTACATACATGACCACAACCTTGATGATAAGATCGAGCTCGGCGGCCTTTGCTGTACTGCCATTGATATGACACGTTACAAGGTAGAGAACGGTGGCCAGCCAAGGGCCAAAGTAATCGGTACCCTTGCAAAGGAACTCAAGATGATCAGGTCTGGTGTACCAGATGTTATCGTTGTGGATGAACAGTGTGTCAGGGCCGATGTCCTTGAAGAGGCAAAGAAGCTCTCTATTCCTGTTATCACAACAAATGAGAAGATCATGTATGGTCTCCCAAACAGGTCGAATGACAGTGCAGCAGAGATCATTGAAGACCTTTCAACCTTCAAGGACCCGGGAGCACTTATCCTTAATTACGATACCCTCGGAGAGGTAGCCCCTGAACTTGCTATCAAGATGTCAAAGATCCGTGATGACATGGGTATCACTGCACTTCCAAGTGATGAAGAACTTCAGGAACTTTCCGAGAAATGTGTCCAGTGTGGTGCCTGTGAACTTGATTGTCCTGTCAACCTCCCGATAATGGCAGCCATGAAAGATGGTGTTGACAAGGACTTCCGTAAGTTCGAGGAACTCCATGACATCTGTATCGGTTGTGGAAGATGTGATCAGGCATGTCCAAAGGATATCCCTGTTCTCAACATGATCGAACAGGCTTCAAAGAAGCTCATCATTGAGGAGAAGGGATTGATGAGAGCCGGAAGAGGTCAGATAAGTGACCCTGAGATCCGTGAGGAAGGTGTCAACCTTGTTCTCGGTACAACACCAGGTATCATCGCAATGGTAGGATGTTCAAACTATCCGAACGGTACAAAGGATCTCTACAAGGTTGCAGATGAGATGCTCAAGAGGAACTACATCGTTGTTATGTCCGGATGTTCAGCAATGGACCTCGGTATGTACAAGAACGAAGATGGTCAGACCCTCTATGAGAAATATCCTGCAAAGTTCCTTGCCGGTAACCTCATCAATGTAGGTTCATGTGTATCCAACTCACACATCACAGGAACAGCTATTAAGGTAGCTGCAATTTTCGCTCAGAGAAATGTTACAGGTAACTACGAGGAGATTGCAGACTACATCACCAACCGTATCGGTGCTGTTGGTGTAGCATGGGGAGCATACTCACAGAAGGCTATCGCGATTGGTTCCGGATGTAACAGGCTCGGTATCCCCGTAGTTGTCGGACCACACGGTTCCAAGTATAGAAGGGCACTCATCGGTAAGCCTTATGATGAGGCAGCCTGGAAGGTATACGATGCAAGGGACGGATCAGAAATGCCTATCCCTTCCGCACCTGAGTTCCTGCTCACAACAGCTGAATCCATTGAGGAACTCTTCCCGATGCTTGCAAAGAACTGTATCCGTCCATCTGACAACAGTATGGGAAGGATGATCAAACTAACCCACTACATGGAACTCAGCCAGAAATATCTCGGTCACATGCCAGAGGACTGGTACAAGTTCGTAAGAACGGAGACAGACCTTCCACTTGCAAAGCGTGAGGAGCTTCTCAAGATCCTCGAGGCAGAGCATGGATGGGAGATTGACTGGAAGCGTAAGAAGATTATTTCAGGTCCTACAATGAAGGCAGATGTTTCCGCTCAGCCTACAAACGTAAAGAGACTCTGCAAGGGGGAATGTTAA
- the cdhB gene encoding CO dehydrogenase/acetyl-CoA synthase complex subunit epsilon, translating into MVDTTKNTLIYSTYGRKMAKPVNPNVAGKMLSKAKRPLLVVGSEIVDNEQLIEKVVAIAKKGIPVAATGHSITALVNKDIGAKYINVHSLGHFLGDKKWTGLDGQGPYDTVIFIGHKKYYLDQVLSGIKNFTDLKSVAIERHYMQNATLSFGNLKPEVHLEALDELIENI; encoded by the coding sequence ATGGTAGATACAACCAAGAACACACTGATCTACTCCACTTATGGCAGAAAGATGGCAAAACCTGTAAACCCCAATGTTGCAGGCAAGATGCTTTCAAAGGCAAAAAGACCACTTCTAGTCGTAGGTTCTGAGATAGTGGACAATGAACAGCTTATTGAGAAAGTTGTTGCAATTGCAAAGAAGGGAATTCCGGTAGCAGCTACCGGACATTCCATTACAGCACTTGTGAACAAGGACATAGGTGCAAAGTACATCAATGTCCACTCACTGGGTCATTTCCTTGGTGATAAGAAGTGGACAGGTCTTGACGGGCAGGGTCCCTATGATACGGTTATTTTCATAGGGCACAAGAAATATTATCTTGACCAGGTTCTTTCAGGAATCAAGAACTTTACAGACCTCAAATCGGTTGCAATCGAAAGACATTATATGCAGAACGCTACACTGTCCTTTGGTAATCTCAAACCAGAGGTACACCTTGAGGCGCTTGACGAATTAATTGAGAATATTTAA